Proteins from a genomic interval of Paenibacillus sp. FSL R5-0623:
- a CDS encoding Gfo/Idh/MocA family oxidoreductase — MLRVAIIGAGAISGAHISAYLAFPERCQIVAVVDIYVEKAQKRINEYGLEGAQAVTDYTDLLALNIDLVSVCTPPYTHAPIACDFMQAGAHVLVEKPMASSLEEADLMLRAAQASGKLLSVVAQNRFTTPMMKLKGVLDSKRMGPIVHVQVDSFWWRGHNYYDLWWRGTWEKEGGGCTLNHAVHHIDAMLWMMGPPVELQAMMANTAHDNAEVEDISMAMLRFQEGALGMITSSVVHHGEEQQLIFQGKKARVSAPWKVVASTARNNGFPEPNRELEHQIQKLAHELPDVTHVGHAGQVENVLNAIETGSPLLVDGQSGRNTLELIVGIYKSASTGEKVVFPLGAEDAFYTREGIMQHAVHFYEKKTTVDNFEDSSITLGRKLDF, encoded by the coding sequence ATGTTAAGAGTGGCGATTATCGGAGCAGGTGCAATTAGTGGAGCGCATATCTCAGCATATTTGGCGTTCCCTGAGCGATGTCAGATTGTTGCTGTGGTCGATATTTACGTGGAAAAAGCACAGAAGCGAATTAATGAATATGGTCTGGAAGGTGCACAAGCTGTCACGGATTACACAGATTTACTCGCCCTAAACATTGATCTGGTATCAGTCTGTACGCCGCCGTATACGCATGCTCCCATTGCGTGTGATTTCATGCAAGCAGGTGCACATGTGTTGGTTGAAAAACCGATGGCATCTTCCCTGGAGGAAGCGGATCTGATGTTGAGAGCAGCGCAAGCAAGTGGCAAGTTGTTATCCGTAGTAGCACAGAATCGTTTTACGACACCAATGATGAAGTTAAAAGGTGTGCTGGACAGTAAACGGATGGGACCGATTGTACATGTGCAGGTTGATTCGTTCTGGTGGCGGGGCCACAATTATTATGATCTGTGGTGGCGCGGGACATGGGAAAAAGAAGGCGGAGGCTGTACCCTTAATCATGCGGTGCATCATATTGATGCCATGCTCTGGATGATGGGACCTCCAGTGGAATTACAGGCGATGATGGCAAATACGGCACATGATAATGCCGAAGTTGAGGATATATCCATGGCGATGCTTCGCTTCCAGGAAGGGGCGCTTGGCATGATTACCAGTTCCGTCGTACATCACGGAGAGGAGCAGCAGTTAATTTTTCAGGGCAAAAAAGCCCGGGTATCTGCACCTTGGAAAGTGGTTGCTTCTACCGCGCGGAATAACGGATTTCCGGAACCGAATCGAGAGTTGGAACACCAGATTCAGAAGCTCGCTCACGAATTACCTGATGTTACTCATGTCGGTCACGCTGGGCAAGTTGAGAATGTGTTAAATGCTATTGAGACAGGATCACCCCTTTTGGTGGATGGCCAAAGTGGTCGGAATACGCTTGAACTGATTGTGGGTATCTATAAGTCGGCAAGTACGGGAGAGAAGGTTGTTTTTCCACTAGGGGCGGAAGACGCGTTTTACACAAGAGAAGGAATTATGCAACATGCCGTACACTTTTATGAAAAAAAGACGACGGTGGACAACTTCGAGGATTCGAGTATTACACTCGGGAGGAAGTTGGATTTTTAA